In one Podarcis muralis chromosome 7, rPodMur119.hap1.1, whole genome shotgun sequence genomic region, the following are encoded:
- the LOC114602309 gene encoding putative G-protein coupled receptor 33: METTTVAFILENASTVRTNANHSLVAIRPMNLTIACFISLSFLVGTAVNGLFLWVLGVKMKRSVNTLWFLHLILTHLISSWNMPFYVAYILLGFHWAFGTVTCKVMNSLGSLGMFNTVFLLTIVNLDRYLLTCHPIWSQHNRTISRAQRLVIGVWLVSLALSAPYLAFRETREVENGRLVCDNNYAFSNDWDDEKTKALRYRVHFAFFVTRFLLAFLVPFMIIMGCSYCIGQEMKKKRLVRRTKKPFRILVASVASFFISWLPYHLYQASVLLEGSEMVGNVLKPIFITGVCFNFCFTPILYIFVGEKFQQVFKTSILALAQKAFLDEPITSAYNINLTEGVGKETVDRNSLVLTVT; the protein is encoded by the coding sequence ATGGAAACAACCACAGTGGCCTTCATCTTGGAGAATGCATCAACAGTACGAACAAATGCCAACCATTCCTTGGTAGCCATAAGGCCCATGAACTTAACCATTGCCTGCTTTATCTCTTTGTCTTTCCTGGTGGGGACAGCTGTGAACGGGCTCTTTCTCTGGGTGCTGGGTGTGAAGATGAAGAGATCAGTGAACACCCTCTGGTTCCTCCACCTGATTCTCACCCACTTAATCTCCTCTTGGAACATGCCATTCTATGTTGCCTACATTCTTCTTGGTTTCCACTGGGCCTTTGGCACAGTTACCTGCAAGGTCATGAACTCGTTGGGTTCTCTGGGGATGTTCAACACTGTCTTTCTTCTCACCATTGTCAATCTGGACCGCTACCTCCTCACCTGCCACCCCATCTGGTCCCAGCATAACCGCACAATCTCTCGAGCACAGAGACTGGTCATAGGAGTTTGGCTTGTGTCCTTAGCCCTGAGTGCCCCTTACTTAGCTTTCAGGGAAACACGAGAGGTAGAGAATGGCAGGCTTGTGTGTGACAATAACTATGCTTTTTCAAATGACTGGGATGATGAGAAGACGAAAGCCCTAAGGTATCGTGttcattttgctttctttgtGACTCGGTTTCTCCTGGCCTTCCTGGTTCCCTTCATGATCATCATGGGCTGCTCTTATTGTATAGGCcaggaaatgaagaagaaaaggttGGTGAGGAGAACTAAGAAACCTTTCCGAATCCTTGTGGCTTCTGTGGCATCATTCTTCATCTCCTGGCTTCCTTATCACCTCTACCAGGCTTCAGTGCTCCTTGAGGGATCTGAAATGGTGGGAAATGTACTGAAGCCAATCTTCATCACTGGAGTCTGTTTCAATTTTTGTTTCACACCCATCCTCTACATCTTCGTTGGGGAGAAATTCCAGCAGGTCTTTAAGACATCGATTCTTGCTCTAGCTCAGAAAGCTTTTCTAGATGAACCCATCACATCTGCCTACAATATAAATTTgacagaaggggtggggaaggaaaccGTTGACAGGAACAGCTTGGTGCTGACGGTGACTTAA
- the LOC144328486 gene encoding putative G-protein coupled receptor 33, with amino-acid sequence MRQDLMGKGNMARPTEMNLSQADPTDEPPLSWGLASIILVSFLVGAAMNGHIFWLLCVKMKRTVNTIWFLHLTLSYLVSCSCLPFFVVQDVLNFRWVFGPFLCRAVNFCIAVGMLTPVFLLTIISLDRYLITCHLVWSRRNRTKPRARRVLAGVWTLSVVMSIPYLVSYVIQGDKKEVCMKNFAFFIIEDKDKAEALHYKIDLAVFVVRLLFTFLFPFFIIVGCYHWMCQEIKKKKLARRAGKPFQVLVVSVACFFIFRLPFYLYYALSLFHKDQRTVEVLQIIFSISLCLNICLTPILYLFVGEKFKQVFRTSTVVLLKKGFIMPIEDTNAGEESGHMNDGSSMQMMPVQWNNLASP; translated from the coding sequence GAAATGAACCTCAGCCAAGCTGACCCAACAGATGAACCTCCCCTGAGTTGGGGCCTTGCTAGCATCATCTTGGTATCCTTCCTGGTGGGCGCAGCCATGAATGGGCACATCTTCTGGTTACTTTGTGTGAAGATGAAGAGGACAGTGAATACCATCTGGTTCCTCCACCTCACTCTGTCCTACTTGGTTTCTTGTTCCTGTCTGCCTTTTTTTGTTGTCCAGGATGTCCTCAATTTCCGCTGGGTCTTTGGCCCATTCTTGTGCAGGGCGGTCAACTTCTGCATCGCTGTAGGTATGCTCACCCCAGTCTTTTTGCTCACCATCATCAGCCTGGACCGCTACTTGATAACCTGCCATCTGGTTTGGTCCCGACGGAACCGCACAAAACCCCGAGCAAGGAGAGTTCTTGCAGGAGTATGGACCCTTTCCGTGGTCATGTCCATTCCCTATCTGGTTTCCTATGTGATTCAAGGTGACAAAAAAGAGGTTTGCATGAAAAATTTTGCTTTCTTTATCATCGAGGATAAGGACAAAGCAGAGGCTCTGCACTACAAAATTGATTTGGCAGTCTTTGTGGTTCGGCTTCTGTTCACCTTCTTGTTCCCCTTCTTCATCATTGTGGGCTGCTATCATTGGATGTGTcaggaaataaagaagaaaaaactggcgAGGAGGGCTGGGAAGCCTTTCCAAGTCCTTGTGGTTTCTGTGGCATGCTTCTTCATCTTCAGGCTTCCCTTCTACCTCTATTATGCTCTCTCGCTGTTTCATAAAGACCAGAGAACAGTAGAAGTCCTGCAGATCATTTTCAGCATTAGCCTCTGTTTGAATATCTGCCTCACCCCAATTCTCTATCTCTTCGTTGGGGAGAAATTCAAGCAAGTTTTCAGGACATCCACTGTTGTTTTGCTAAAGAAAGGTTTCATCATGCCGATAGAGGATACAAATGCTGGCGAAGAGTCCGGCCACATGAATGATGGCAGCAGCATGCAGATGATGCCAGTTCAATGGAATAATCTAGCATCTCCTTGA